GGCATCGCCTTCCGCGCAAACTAgtgacactgacagaaaagTGGGCTGGTGGTTCACTGGTGGAGTGTCCTGCGGGTGTACGTGTATGACATAACGACGATCCGATAACCGGCCCTAGACTCAGTGACGTGCACTAATGGGGGAGTTTAGTTTGAGTGGCAACGCGAACATCGGTTTGAGTGCTGTGGAGATACCCGTGAACACCTCGAAGACCAGTCCGAACCCGATATTCTACACCACACCTACGTCGACGAGCGGAACCGACACCATCCTCCAGGCCCAGGGGCGGCCCGCCATGCAGGATGAGCTCGCTGACAAGGCCGCCGTCAGCGGGCCCAACGGGGACGAGGTGGGCGGCGCGGCCACCGACAAGGCCCCCAAGGAGTGCGAAAGCAGCGCGGACCTGTCGGAGAAGCTGGGCGAACAGGTGGCCCCGAAGGCCGCGGCCGCGCTGCCGCCGCTCTTCCATCCCGCCGAGGCCGGCACCCCGGGGGCCCTCTGGTCCGCCGCCATCGAGGACAGCTACGTGCCCGGCATGAACGTGAACGGCAGCCTCGGCTTCCAGAACTTCCCGTCCCCGAACCAGCAGCAGCTATTCGGCAACAATCAGAACCAGGGCCGGCGGGCCATCACGGCCAGCCACAATTTCCCCCATAACATGGGTCGCCAGCAGTCGGGCCACCCGCTCTACAAGGGCTACGGCTCCTGGGCCAACCCGGGCCAGAGCTGGTCCGGAAGCTCTTCGGCCTGGAACCGGGGCCGCAGCGTGCCCAATCTGACTCCGCTGCAGCAGATGGGAGTTGCCGGCCGAAAGCCCAGTCCGACCTTCAACCATCAACAAGTCATATCTCCCGTCAAGTTCAGACGCAGCACGTCCTATCCGGGCAAGGGGCCCTTTCCGCAGCCACCCACCTTCGAAATCACCAACATGGATGAAGCGAGAGATCTGCTTCCTTATCAGGTAATGTGTGGCACTTTTGAGCACTGCACTGTGACTCTTGTGATTGCCACTTTGCCAGTCGCCACACGCTAGCTGTTTTGTGCTCTCGTCTGCTGCTGCTTGCTGTGTCACCCACTACCAAAATATTTTAGTCTAGTCACCTTTGTCTGTGATAATATGATCTCAATAATAAACCATTAATCATTAGTTCGTGtttggttttatttatttagttagttcttttttttttgttcgtttttaTTCGTTATAAGGACATTGTACTTGCATTGCATGGTCCAACAACTTTAACACGTTCAAAACCTCGATATTTATAGACATCTACCGCAATATTGTTTTCAATTCGAAAACTCGATGGAGCATGCATTTCAAAACTTATGTCTACATCTaggattatttttgtaattttttatttaggcAGATTTTGTTCTTGTTCTTTAATCGTTGCAATCCCACGCTGtgtattttcaaattgtaacTACGTTTTATCTGATAACAATAAGCACATAACGATAAGTCTTAATATTTGTTGTGCGCCATACCTCCACATCTACATTCTCTCCACCGTTAACCGCACATTTTTACCTACCACCTGAACGGACATTTTGCAACATGTTAATTCTGTTCCAAAAGATTATTAATAATCACAAGATAAGATGACACTATTGTTCTGAATTTAGCATCGTTATCTCATATTTCATTAACTTATCTcttatacaaatttatatgAAAGTAACTAGAcggtgataaaaaaaataacctaaGCCTACGTTTTCAAGAGAAATGACACACTCAGTATATTTAGGATGTACCAAAATAGCCTCCAGCAACTTGATAATTTTAGAACAAAAATGGCGATTTGATTAtgtattgtgtttttttaaacgattttCAAACCCGCAGTGTTAATTTGGACCAAAACGAGAGATACGTAGCTCTGCCGCTGCCGGAAAAAATGCTCCAATTAAGGTTTACTTTTCGAATTTCAGGTCCGCCATAACGCGACAAGTTTACGCTGTTTACGCAGAAACGATACCCACTAAAAATAATCCGCATTACTAAAATTTTTAGCAAAAGAATGACGTGTTTAGGGTAGCTAGACATTCAGGTGAGGTAAGCAATGAGCTGAAAATAGTAATGGCCATGAGTTCATAGAGGATGGGCTATATATAAATAAGCGCAGACCTATGCTGTATTCTATATTCTCACTGTAGGAAGCCCAAAATCAACGTAAAACTACAAACATCTATATTATCccgatttattaaaaatatttttaaaaaattacgggtCCTGGGAATCGTGACCGACGCGAATCGTTTTGCCACTACCGTTCCGTAGCtggttttatatttattattaggaTAAAACGAAATTCTTCATGTGCTCTTTCGTCTGTTTATAAGTTAAATAGTTAAATGTAttagataataaaaataaatttttgttactGAGCACGCGCTTGAATCGGTAGGCAACACATTAAACACgtatctacttttttttccctttcttcaaattttgttcaaactaaaatatatatttgttTCTGTTGTTGATTTATAGACTGTAATTAACCTCTCCAGGGGTTTATTGATTGCGTAATATTATTCACTTCAagaatgtaaaattaaacGGGGCTTGTGTGCTATAAATTTATCAGCGTTTGTAAGTAACTCGACATTTTATGGAATTCATTAaagaaataacaattatttaagATCGTTACTTTTTTATGttcgcaaaataaaaataaactacctcaaataattataatttattacggaagcattgttgtttttttttttttaatatcaatcaagcattcGATTATTTCTAACTCGTTCCTtatcaaatataaaaacattttagatCACCACAGGATTATTGCGTATTGATTTTAGTTAGAATGTAATGAAATGACCCAGTTCTTCGTGTAGGCAACCCACATGACAGAGGCGTAGTACGTTTATTACTCCTGCAACCGAATcgcttaaaaaacaaatttggagtattgtttaattccaaacaatttaaaatcactTAAGCAACAAGCCTGATATTCACGTGTCAATCGATAAAACATATTAGAcacatattttaaacaaaatgagcttataattttacttaattagatgaaagtgaaaattatGGTGTACAACTGTTCACGTTGATGGCAGATATAACACGATTTGCAGCTTTGCCGTcagtcaaaaatgtttaatctaCCGACATTTTTACACTTACTTCTTTTAGTTAAAACCAGGCGCTTTTGCttcttaaaattttgcacaTAAAGTTGACAGGTAAGGATGACGTGATTTTAGTAGTACATACTTCCTAAATAACAGCATTTTTAGATATGTTGGTGATCTATACAAGGCATGGCTAAGCTTATTTGTTGCACCGTAATTTTTTTGGggactatattttttatttttggttaaATTAAGTCTTACTTTTTTGCAGGACCGGTGTGGTGTAGTGAACGCGAATGGAAGTAGTCCTTTAGAAAATATGAGAGGCCTAGAACATTATTTGAATGATATAATGAGACCGCCACCAGACTCAACGGATATTAAAGGTAAAGAACGCAAAATTTATCTCTAGAAgtgtcaaattcaaaattcaacgtgatttcaattcaaaacaaataatgaaaCAAAACAGTCAAAATTTTCTCTTCCCTTCCAGACTAGATAATTGAAAAGGTCAATAcgacaaaattattttctaactcCTTTAATGAAgttaattatttacattagaactTATCGGCAGCATTCAAGGTTGACTTGACACTTGCTAAATAAATAATGGATTAAGGAAGCATAATATACTCTTTTCCTTTTAAAGTTACACTCCTTGCCCGtatttattttgacgtttaatgGATTGTTTGATGGATTTTCTGACTTATATCAGTATATAAATCGGTTTATGAGGATTATGGAAGCATAAACAGCACTTTtcccttctttttttttatttgctcaTTTATAGTAGATTTAGCCTTGTCGTATAGGTGTTCCTAAAGAGAAACATCAGTTTTATGTCACTAATTATTCATATCTGGGTCAGTTTGTGTAAATGCGATAGCGATAAAATgagattgtaatttttatgttttttattgATCATGCCGTGAAGTATAATTAATGTAGGTACGTCGAATCGacaaaaatgaaacatacatctTTTTAATATTGTGTATAAAGCAGTATAAAGTGCTTCTACGCCGTGGGCAAGTTCGGCTGTATTTTTTAGATCAAAGGAACTTGTAAAACTTTGAGGTGTTCAGAACCTTAAGCTTCTCTTATACAAAGGGTCTTTACATAATGCCTTTTTTGCGAATATTTGATTATTTTCCTcgcttttttaaaaaatacgcCTCGAAGTTTCCTCGAGAGGGTACATACCTACCTATAATTAGTACCGGGGTTCTAAAGGGTATCGGTTAAAACGAAACAAGCTCACAAAATTGTCGTGCCGGCTTATACATAAGTTATTTTGGTTTCAAACGGTAGTATGCCGCGTAGGTACCGTATAATAAATCAATATTTCCATCGGTGGCCACTGCAGTTCAAGCGAATGCCGACGCCACTCATGTTCCTAAAAAGGCAGCCGACCATGAATGGCAGtgcaaaattacaaaaaattacctTTCCGCAATTTGTTCAATTCAAAAGAGTCGACCTCTTCTCACTGCGAAATTGGTAATCGATGATTTGTGCTTGTTTCTCTCTCGATAatccaattttaaaattcatcaAAACACCGAATTTTCGCAAGACGACAAAAATGAGACTCGGGATTAAAAGAACGCGAACTTTGCGCACCATCTAAATATAAAatcatttacataaaaaacaaCATCGCAACTCCACGAGAATTTTCGACTTCCAATTAATCTGGTGGATGAGGCAAGATTGCCAATCAGATTTTGACTGATCGTGCTGACTTACGTGTACTCTTTGCATCTGAAGCAAACGCCCTTAATACCAAAACCAATAAAATACCttaaattacatttacatttcTTTTCACACATCTGTTCGTATTCAGAAAGATTTCTGTCATGAAATGTTCTTGCTAAAAAATTGCTCCTGCCACAAACTGTAACTTTTTTCTCACTTCATATTTCTCAAAATGGTCTCTCCTGGTGGTGGTCATTGTTTTACACGGTGTGGCCCGAACTAAtaccataataataataataataataataatatcaacCATGTTAATTATGTCATTAAGTTTTATGTATTGTCTAATGCATATATACTTAACTAGGTAATTAGCATGAAATTTTTTGCTTCAGTTATGTCTGTGCGGACTGTCCTAACCGATGACTATATTCAGAGTACAATTATGCAAGAATTATGTAATCTGGATATGGTGGGTGGCAACGCACAAGTGTTATTTTGATTTGAAAGAAGTCTGAGCAGCATGTTTAATGGCAGAATTTCATTACCAAATGATTGTTTCGCAGTGACTgctattttttcaaagaatcTGAAATTCGCGAAATGTTCTTGACACAATAATTGCCGGCCATTGCGGAATTGTATCTGACACAGGGTTCGCATTTGCAGATTTCAAACAAAGTAATTAATCGAATAATAACCGTGTCTCTTTGATTTGAAGATTACCACAAAGAGTgcgtttttttcaaatgccgGTTGTGTTACTGACGTGtgacaaattaaatatccAGTATTTGTGGTTAAAAATTTCCCTTTTCCTTTAGCTTTACGGAAGAGAAAGTGATTGACTTGActgttttcaaattaaataaattttgaagcgTTTCTTTATGCTATTTTTTGCGATTTTAGATTAGCTGAATTTCATGCATTCGGGTTATATAAATTATCGATGCCATCTACCGGTGGAAACACGATATGGTTAATAGGTACAAAAAGTTCCTCCTATTTGTGCGGAGctattgtattattttatgcaacaaaattatttacttttgaaTTGTCTAGCAATTTCGACGCCACGTCATCTCAATGTACACTATGGGACGTAATTAATATCTCTCTGAAGTTATAATTACACTTCctatttaattacatattatctaCACGTTCCAAATAGGGTATAATTATGAAATGAGTCGATTCTCTAAAGAACCCGCGCGCTAGACCAAAAACATCGAAGCTATGAATGAAAGTGCACTTTTGCGGTGAACTTTAATAACATTATGTT
The sequence above is drawn from the Tenebrio molitor chromosome X, icTenMoli1.1, whole genome shotgun sequence genome and encodes:
- the orb2 gene encoding cytoplasmic polyadenylation element-binding protein 2 isoform X2 — its product is MGEFSLSGNANIGLSAVEIPVNTSKTSPNPIFYTTPTSTSGTDTILQAQGRPAMQDELADKAAVSGPNGDEVGGAATDKAPKECESSADLSEKLGEQVAPKAAAALPPLFHPAEAGTPGALWSAAIEDSYVPGMNVNGSLGFQNFPSPNQQQLFGNNQNQGRRAITASHNFPHNMGRQQSGHPLYKGYGSWANPGQSWSGSSSAWNRGRSVPNLTPLQQMGVAGRKPSPTFNHQQVISPVKFRRSTSYPGKGPFPQPPTFEITNMDEARDLLPYQDRCGVVNANGSSPLENMRGLEHYLNDIMRPPPDSTDIKGKSSYFQVLDDQAGPVLLEEPHLVDSTLGGAQPLSSPSRSSPHSQGSEGGERFSRKVFVGGLPPDIDEDEITASFRRFGPLVVDWPHKAESKSYFPPKGYAFLLFQDENSVQSLIDACITDEDKLYLCVSSPTIKDKPVQIRPWRLSDADFVLDASMPLDPRKTVFVGGVPRPLKAVELAMIMDRLYGGVCYAGIDTDPELKYPKGAGRVAFSNQQSYIAAISARFVQLQHGDIDKRVEVKPYVLDDQMCDECQGQRCGGKFAPFFCANVTCLQYYCEHCWATIHSRPGREFHKPLVKEGADRPRAVPFRWC